One Pseudomonadales bacterium genomic region harbors:
- a CDS encoding inositol monophosphatase — MQPMLNIASRAARKAGEIIVDALERVNLLAIEEKGRNDFVTEVDRAAEKEIIYQLRKAYPDHSIRGEETGASTGENPDYEWVIDPLDGTTNFLHGIPHFAISIACKYKGRVQHAVIFDPIKREEFTASKGDGAAMNGKRLRVSGRRSLDGALIGTGIPFSGFALNHMKPYLDCMHEIAGQTAGIRRPGAASLDLAYVAAGRFDGFWEMNLQEWDIAAGTLLVKEAGGLTSDFQGGDNYLKSGHIVCASPKVFKPMLQIVKKHLGHL, encoded by the coding sequence ATGCAACCTATGCTGAATATCGCATCGCGGGCGGCGCGTAAAGCCGGAGAAATTATTGTTGATGCGCTGGAGCGCGTTAACCTGCTTGCAATAGAAGAAAAGGGACGTAATGATTTCGTCACAGAGGTTGACCGTGCGGCCGAAAAGGAAATCATCTATCAATTGCGTAAGGCCTATCCCGACCACAGCATTCGCGGCGAAGAAACAGGGGCTAGCACTGGCGAAAACCCCGACTATGAATGGGTGATCGACCCCCTTGACGGTACCACTAATTTTCTTCATGGCATCCCCCACTTTGCCATTTCCATTGCTTGTAAGTACAAGGGCCGCGTTCAGCATGCGGTAATTTTTGACCCTATAAAGCGTGAAGAATTTACTGCCAGCAAAGGCGATGGCGCTGCTATGAACGGAAAACGCCTGCGGGTATCTGGTCGTCGCAGCCTGGATGGCGCCTTAATCGGCACGGGTATTCCTTTTAGCGGTTTTGCGCTAAACCATATGAAGCCTTATTTGGATTGCATGCACGAAATCGCCGGACAAACGGCAGGTATCAGGCGTCCAGGCGCAGCCTCGCTGGATCTAGCCTATGTGGCAGCCGGACGTTTTGATGGTTTCTGGGAAATGAATTTACAGGAATGGGATATCGCGGCGGGTACATTACTGGTGAAAGAAGCTGGCGGCTTGACCAGTGATTTTCAAGGCGGCGACAATTACCTGAAATCCGGCCATATTGTCTGTGCTTCCCCCAAGGTGTTCAAACCGATGTTACAGATTGTCAAAAAACATCTTGGCCATCTCTAA
- the greB gene encoding transcription elongation factor GreB: protein MGRYRPPRPSGSNYITAVGRRRLKEEFDYLWREKRPQVTQAVSEAAAQGDRSENAEYIYGKKQLREIDSRIRFLSKRLDHLSVVDRLPDDRQAVYFGAWVGLENEQGETFEYRIVGPDEFDMEPTYISMDSPLAKALLKKRVGDEVVVSTPSGQTCYEILAVRYDEGNNQSGPS, encoded by the coding sequence ATGGGGCGCTATCGACCACCTCGTCCGTCGGGTTCTAACTATATTACTGCCGTTGGCAGGCGACGTCTCAAGGAAGAGTTTGATTATCTTTGGCGAGAAAAACGGCCTCAAGTGACACAAGCCGTTTCGGAAGCGGCGGCACAGGGAGATCGCTCTGAAAATGCGGAATATATCTACGGCAAAAAACAACTGCGCGAGATTGATAGCCGAATTCGGTTTCTTTCCAAACGGCTGGATCACCTTAGCGTCGTAGATCGGCTACCGGATGACCGCCAGGCCGTTTACTTTGGTGCTTGGGTGGGCCTGGAAAATGAGCAGGGTGAGACATTCGAGTACCGCATCGTCGGGCCGGATGAGTTCGATATGGAGCCAACTTACATCAGTATGGACTCGCCACTTGCCAAAGCACTGTTAAAAAAGCGTGTGGGGGATGAAGTGGTTGTGAGCACTCCAAGCGGGCAGACCTGCTATGAGATTCTGGCGGTTCGGTATGATGAGGGAAATAATCAGTCTGGCCCTTCATAA
- a CDS encoding pyridoxamine 5'-phosphate oxidase family protein, producing the protein MENSFHWGERKAQQKWHTESIWDDARKQRLLWDHIPAELQTRLESVLFFFLATSDSDGHCDCSFKGGGPGLIKIIDERHFVFPDFDGNGAFMSLGNILTNPHVGCLFIDFEDGARLRVNGTASISEDTDLLALFPAAERVIKVEVEQVVPNCAQHVPHLIKADG; encoded by the coding sequence GTGGAAAACAGCTTTCATTGGGGTGAACGTAAAGCCCAGCAAAAATGGCATACCGAATCAATTTGGGATGACGCCCGTAAACAGCGATTACTGTGGGATCATATTCCTGCTGAGCTGCAGACAAGGTTAGAGAGCGTCCTTTTCTTCTTTTTGGCGACTAGCGATAGTGACGGTCATTGCGATTGCTCCTTCAAGGGTGGTGGCCCCGGTCTGATAAAAATCATTGATGAGCGCCATTTCGTATTCCCTGATTTTGATGGTAATGGTGCCTTTATGAGCCTGGGGAATATTCTGACAAACCCCCATGTGGGGTGCCTGTTTATAGACTTTGAAGATGGCGCTCGTCTCCGGGTGAACGGGACGGCCAGTATTAGCGAAGATACTGATCTGCTGGCTTTATTTCCTGCCGCTGAGCGAGTGATAAAGGTTGAGGTTGAACAGGTAGTGCCAAATTGCGCACAACATGTGCCGCACCTGATTAAAGCTGACGGTTAA
- a CDS encoding radical SAM protein translates to MKTYKTSINMEWTSKCNARCIMCPQSEIRHPMLMRPQVFDKTLQRIAEANIFRVVIAGYGEPTTHPHFMPFIDKIRAQPVRFDMVSNGQLLDSNKIRHLDGVIHTLTVSFSSINPAVYREVHVNLDQERVKQNIVQAQQILNKTQLAISLTPLSQCLDSLEETILWFRQQGINNLSMSPTLYNRAGNLNDQQIATERLRQIIKTHHLHSQELDFVPALSDIARQCLHNRFRCIPRNVDLFIASNGDYLYCYNDISHQHAIGNIAASSIDEVLTKRERMAGLPALCDSCNMKNRYGLFEAIKVAYQFRKDRLLSS, encoded by the coding sequence ATGAAAACGTATAAAACCTCAATCAATATGGAGTGGACGAGCAAGTGCAACGCCCGTTGTATTATGTGTCCGCAAAGTGAAATCCGACATCCGATGCTGATGAGGCCGCAGGTGTTTGATAAAACCCTGCAGCGGATAGCCGAAGCAAATATTTTCAGAGTGGTTATAGCCGGTTATGGTGAGCCCACTACGCACCCACATTTCATGCCATTTATCGACAAAATTAGAGCACAGCCTGTCCGCTTCGATATGGTGAGTAATGGACAGTTGCTTGATAGCAACAAAATCCGACATTTGGATGGCGTGATTCACACCCTTACAGTTTCATTTTCTAGCATCAACCCGGCGGTTTATCGAGAGGTGCACGTTAATCTGGATCAAGAACGGGTAAAACAAAACATAGTGCAAGCGCAGCAAATTTTGAATAAAACTCAGCTGGCCATTAGTTTGACACCGCTCTCGCAATGTCTCGATAGCCTGGAGGAGACCATTCTTTGGTTTAGGCAGCAGGGCATCAATAATCTCTCGATGTCGCCGACACTCTATAATCGCGCTGGGAATTTAAATGATCAGCAAATCGCGACCGAGCGGCTCAGGCAAATAATTAAAACCCACCACTTGCATTCGCAAGAGCTGGATTTTGTTCCTGCATTATCTGATATCGCGCGTCAGTGCCTGCATAACCGTTTCCGATGTATACCCAGAAATGTCGATTTATTTATCGCCTCAAACGGGGATTACCTGTATTGCTATAACGATATTTCCCACCAACATGCGATTGGGAATATTGCGGCTTCGTCCATCGATGAAGTGTTAACCAAAAGGGAACGCATGGCAGGGTTACCCGCGCTCTGTGATAGCTGCAATATGAAGAATCGATATGGCCTGTTTGAGGCAATCAAGGTGGCATACCAGTTCCGCAAAGACCGGTTGCTGTCGTCTTAG
- a CDS encoding YihY family inner membrane protein, translating into MAALPKDSISKLIESIWHTELSSMPRWRAGLIQCVRVLFAVARDMTAGQLTLRAMSLVYTTLLSLVPLLAVSFSVLKAFGVHNKIEPMLLNLLQPLGDQGVQITASIIGFVENMKVGVLGSLGIALLFYTVVALMQKIEAAFNHTWRVPQTRPLSQRFSDYLSVVMIGPVLVISALGLTSTMLNTSMVQWISAIEPFGSVIEAATKLIPYVLIICAFIFIYTFIPNTKVKLKPAFVGALVAGILWQTAGWGFATFVATSTKTAAIYSAFATLIFFLIWLHVGWLILLVGASISFYVQNPDYVSSPQRELKLSNNMKERLALLAITRIADNFYHQRKPYSAKQLAIEANIPSDIMANILSALENQNLIKQTNDVIPVYLPAQPFDEISVKHVLDAIRIAGEDRLLNSNQLAHNPQLEELFVQLDASLHSAFSNRIIKELVTKQS; encoded by the coding sequence ATGGCTGCGTTACCTAAAGACAGCATTTCCAAACTTATCGAATCGATTTGGCACACTGAATTAAGCAGCATGCCACGCTGGCGCGCTGGATTAATACAGTGCGTTCGTGTGCTTTTCGCCGTGGCCAGAGACATGACTGCCGGGCAACTCACACTGCGGGCAATGAGTCTGGTCTATACCACCCTACTCTCTCTGGTACCATTGCTTGCGGTGAGTTTTTCAGTGCTCAAGGCCTTTGGGGTACATAATAAAATCGAACCCATGCTGCTCAATCTATTGCAGCCCTTGGGCGATCAAGGGGTACAGATTACTGCCAGCATCATCGGTTTTGTAGAAAATATGAAGGTGGGCGTGCTCGGCTCGCTCGGTATCGCGCTGCTTTTTTATACGGTCGTGGCGCTCATGCAAAAAATTGAAGCCGCCTTTAATCACACTTGGCGGGTACCCCAAACACGTCCTTTGTCACAACGATTTAGTGATTATTTGTCTGTAGTGATGATTGGCCCGGTGTTGGTTATTTCCGCGTTGGGCTTAACCAGTACGATGCTTAATACGTCCATGGTGCAATGGATTTCGGCAATTGAGCCCTTCGGTAGTGTGATTGAAGCCGCTACCAAGCTGATTCCCTATGTACTGATTATTTGCGCCTTTATCTTTATCTATACTTTCATCCCTAACACCAAGGTTAAATTGAAACCCGCTTTTGTCGGTGCGCTGGTAGCCGGAATACTCTGGCAAACCGCTGGCTGGGGCTTCGCCACCTTTGTTGCAACTTCCACCAAAACCGCCGCGATATACTCCGCCTTCGCCACCCTGATCTTTTTCCTCATCTGGCTGCATGTCGGCTGGCTGATCTTACTGGTTGGTGCCAGCATCTCCTTTTATGTACAAAACCCTGATTATGTAAGCTCACCACAGCGAGAGTTAAAACTCAGCAATAACATGAAGGAACGACTGGCGTTACTGGCGATCACACGAATTGCTGACAACTTCTATCATCAACGTAAACCATACAGCGCAAAACAGCTGGCGATTGAGGCCAACATCCCTTCCGACATTATGGCCAATATTCTGTCGGCCTTGGAAAATCAAAACCTGATCAAACAAACTAACGACGTAATACCCGTCTATTTACCAGCACAGCCATTTGATGAAATTTCGGTTAAGCATGTATTGGATGCGATTCGTATAGCCGGCGAGGATCGTCTGTTAAACAGCAATCAGCTAGCCCACAACCCTCAGCTGGAAGAACTCTTTGTACAACTGGACGCTAGTTTACATTCTGCTTTTTCAAATCGGATTATTAAGGAATTAGTGACTAAACAAAGCTGA